A single Phragmites australis chromosome 4, lpPhrAust1.1, whole genome shotgun sequence DNA region contains:
- the LOC133914944 gene encoding probable inorganic phosphate transporter 1-8 has protein sequence MARDQLQVLSALDAAKTQWYHFTAVVIAGMGFFTDAYDLFCISLVTKLLGRIYYYRDGSPDPGSLPPNVAAAVNGVAFCGTLSGQLFFGWLGDKMGRKRVYGMTLMCMVLCSLASGLSFGHTPNTVMATLCFFRFWLGFGIGGDYPLSATIMSEYANKKTRGAFIAAVFAMQGFGILTGGVVTLIVSAAFRARFDAPAYQDGALASTPAQDDYVWRVILMFGAIPALLTYYWRMKMPETARYTALVAKNAKQAASDMSKVLQVEISADDQAAVDKEEKGRDFGLFSGEFVRRHGLHLLGTATCWFLLDIAFYSQNLFQKDIFTAINWIPKARTMSAMEEVYRIARAQTLIALCGTVPGYWFTVALIDVLGRFKIQMMGFAMMTVFMLGLAAPYHHWTTPGNHIGFVVMYAFTFFFANFGPNSTTFIVPAEIFPARLRSTCHGISAAAGKAGAIIGSFGFLYAAQNQDKEKAEHGYPAGIGVRNSLFVLAACNLLGLGFTFLVPESKGKSLEELSGDNEDEAAPAHARTVPV, from the coding sequence ATGGCGCGCGACCAGCTCCAGGTGCTCAGCGCGCTCGACGCCGCCAAGACGCAGTGGTACCACTTCACCGCCGTCGTCATCGCCGGCATGGGCTTCTTCACCGACGCCTACGACCTCTTCTGCATCTCCCTCGTCACCAAGCTCCTCGGCCGCATCTACTACTACCGCGACGGCTCCCCGGACCCGGGCTCCCTGCCCCCcaacgtcgccgccgccgtcaacGGCGTCGCCTTCTGCGGCACCCTCTCGGGCCAGCTCTTCTTCGGCTGGCTCGGCGACAAGATGGGCCGCAAGCGCGTCTACGGCATGACGCTCATGTGCATGGTCCTCTGCTCCCTCGCCTCGGGCCTCTCCTTCGGCCACACCCCCAACACCGTCATGGCCACGCTCTGCTTCTTCCGCTTCTGGCTCGGCTTCGGCATCGGCGGCGACTACCCGCTCTCCGCCACCATCATGTCCGAGTACGCCAACAAGAAGACGCGGGGGGCCTTCATCGCCGCCGTCTTCGCCATGCAGGGCTTCGGCATCCTCACGGGCGGCGTCGTCACGCTCATCGTCTCCGCCGCCTTCCGCGCGCGCTTCGACGCCCCGGCCTACCAGGACGGCGCCCTGGCCTCCACGCCGGCGCAGGACGACTACGTGTGGCGCGTCATCCTCATGTTCGGCGCCATCCCCGCGCTGCTCACCTACTACTGGCGGATGAAGATGCCCGAGACAGCGCGCTACACGGCGCTGGTGGCCAAGAACGCCAAGCAGGCGGCCAGCGACATGTCCAAGGTCCTCCAGGTGGAGATCTCGGCCGACGACCAGGCTGCTGTCGACAAGGAGGAGAAAGGCCGAGACTTTGGTCTCTTCTCCGGGGAGTTCGTGCGCCGGCACGGCCTTCACCTGCTGGGCACCGCGACGTGCTGGTTCCTGCTGGACATCGCCTTCTACTCGCAGAACCTGTTCCAGAAGGACATCTTCACGGCGATCAACTGGATCCCCAAGGCTCGGACGATGAGCGCGATGGAGGAGGTGTACCGCATCGCGCGCGCGCAGACGCTGATCGCGCTGTGCGGGACGGTGCCGGGGTACTGGTTCACGGTGGCGCTGATCGACGTGCTGGGTCGGTTCAAGATCCAGATGATGGGGTTCGCGATGATGACGGTGTTCATGCTGGGGCTGGCCGCCCCCTACCACCACTGGACGACGCCCGGGAACCACATCGGCTTCGTGGTGATGTACgccttcaccttcttcttcgcCAACTTCGGGCCCAACTCGACGACGTTCATCGTGCCCGCGGAGATCTTCCCCGCGCGGCTGCGGTCGACGTGCCACGGcatctcggcggcggcggggaaggCGGGCGCCATCATCGGGTCGTTCGGGTTCCTGTACGCGGCGCAGAACCAGGACAAGGAGAAGGCGGAGCACGGGTACCCCGCGGGCATCGGCGTGCGCAACTCGCTCTTCGTGCTGGCGGCGTGCAACCTGCTGGGCCTGGGGTTCACGTTCTTGGTGCCGGAGTCCAAGGGGAAGTCGCTGGAGGAGCTGTCCGGCGACAACGAGGACGAGGCGGCGCCCGCACACGCCAGAACCGTGCCGGTGTAG
- the LOC133914945 gene encoding uncharacterized protein LOC133914945 isoform X1, producing MEYMVAPVQGHAYNTSVPDQPRHPPPAAPVSQRTRGSAMMQQHRRLALEQEVAELKKHLSDEQTVHDILERALQPSSARSVVLNIPAFIPKKAKELLAELVLVEEEIARLESQIHKMKGGLSAMQQERAASYRLQPQSQASNGNGTSAATNKGSPRQSSDDAQPQPRAVAPEIKSMFFISQAMDGEYLKRHLSGADDKVKSRKERGAMSPKHNIFGLPPRNSHDKVFHQSDRTPNASSHDLPIMKSPTKMDDHKIQPNKLSERIVKCLVCIFIRLLRSSRVAELEKSGNLARSGNLQGSFSFRIDTGLSLSVAAKEKERGQQDHYGIFGIQDAIVRDIGPYKNLVRFTSSSFDLRGFSSSPLLTKLREMLEALQQVDLRSLSHQQKLAFWLNIYNTCIMHGILQHGLPSNSEKLLALKNKATINVSGQKLNALVIENFILRQPSSVKEEFWKCDVDVEEQQVRGLYGLNSSEPNILFALCCGIRSSPALRIYKADRVITDLEKAKLEYLQASLVVTSTRRLMIPSLIHSNMHDFAKDMESLVRWICEQLPTSWSLRKSMVDCLRGQIRHKMEEVVDVIPFDYEFQYLLPM from the exons ATGGAGTACATGGTGGCGCCGGTGCAGGGCCACGCCTACAACACTAGCGTTCCTGATCAGCCTCGTCATCCTCCGCCGGCGGCTCCGGTG TCGCAGAGGACGAGGGGCAGCGCCATGATGCAACAACACAGACGCCTGGCTCTTGAGCAGGAG gtagccgagCTGAAGAAGCACTTGTCGGACGAGCAGACGGTCCATGACATCCTGGAGCGTGCGCTGCAGCCCAGCTCCGCCCGATCCGTCGTCCTCAACATCCCGGCCTTCATCCCCAAGAAG GCCAAGGAACTGCTTGCAGAGCTGGTGCtggtggaagaagagatcgCGCGGCTCGAGAGCCAGATCCACAAGATGAAGGGAGGCCTAAGCGCCATGCAACAAGAACGGGCAGCAAGCTACAGGTTGCAGCCGCAGTCGCAGGCCAGCAATGGCAATGGAACTAGTGCTGCTACCAACAAAGGCTCGCCTCGTCAGTCCTCCGACGATGCCCAGCCCCAGCCGCGGGCGGTGGCGCCGGAGATCAAGTCCATGTTCTTCATCAGCCAGGCCATGGACGGGGAGTACCTCAAGCGCCACCTCTCAGGTGCCGACGACAAGGTCAAGAGCCGCAAAGAGAGGGGAGCCATGAGCCCAAAGCACAACATCTTCGGCTTGCCGCCCAGGAATTCCCATGACAAG GTGTTTCATCAGTCGGACCGAACACCAAATGCCTCATCACATGATCTACCCATAATGAAAAGCCCCACAAAGATGGACGACCACAAGATCCAGCCGAACAAGCTGTCAGAGAGGATCGTGAAATGCCTTGTCTGCATCTTCATCAGGCTGCTCCGGTCATCGCGTGTAGCCGAGCTGGAGAAATCCGGCAACCTCGCAAGGTCCGGGAACCTGCAGGGGAGCTTCAGCTTCAGGATCGACACCGGGCTGAGCCTGAGCGTGGCGgcgaaggagaaggagagggggcaGCAGGACCACTACGGCATCTTTGGAATCCAGGACGCGATCGTGAGAGACATCGGGCCCTACAAGAATCTCGTCAGGTTCACCTCGAGCTCGTTTGACCTCAGAGGCTTCTCCAGCTCTCCCCTGCTCACCAAGCTGAG GGAGATGCTCGAGGCGCTACAGCAGGTGGATTTGAGGTCCCTGAGCCACCAGCAGAAGCTAGCGTTCTGGCTCAACATATACAACACCTGTATCATGCAC GGGATCTTGCAGCATGGTTTGCCCTCAAACTCCGAAAAGTTACTCGCACTGAAGAATAAG GCAACAATCAATGTTTCAGGGCAAAAGTTGAACGCTTTGGTGATTGAAAATTTCATCTTGAGGCAACCATCAAGTGTGAAAGAA GAATTCTGGAAATGCGATGTGGACGTTGAAGAACAGCAAGTGAGGGGCCTTTATGGGCTCAACAGCTCGGAACCCAACATTCTATTTGCCCTGTGCTGTGGTATCCGATCATCTCCAGCG CTACGGATATACAAAGCAGATCGTGTCATCACGGATCTGGAGAAGGCAAAATTGGAGTACCTGCAGGCTTCGCTGGTGGTGACCTCGACGAGGAGGCTCATGATCCCAAGCCTGATACACTCAAACATGCATGACTTTGCAAAGGACATGGAGTCGCTGGTTCGATGGATCTGCGAGCAGCTCCCGACATCTTGGTCGCTGAGAAAATCCATGGTTGACTGCCTGAGGGGGCAGATCCGTCACAAGATGGAAGAGGTAGTGGATGTGATTCCGTTTGACTACGAGTTTCAGTACCTGCTGCCCATGTGA
- the LOC133914945 gene encoding uncharacterized protein LOC133914945 isoform X2 — translation MEYMVAPVQGHAYNTSVPDQPRHPPPAAPVSQRTRGSAMMQQHRRLALEQEVAELKKHLSDEQTVHDILERALQPSSARSVVLNIPAFIPKKAKELLAELVLVEEEIARLESQIHKMKGGLSAMQQERAASYRLQPQSQASNGNGTSAATNKGSPRQSSDDAQPQPRAVAPEIKSMFFISQAMDGEYLKRHLSGADDKVKSRKERGAMSPKHNIFGLPPRNSHDKSDRTPNASSHDLPIMKSPTKMDDHKIQPNKLSERIVKCLVCIFIRLLRSSRVAELEKSGNLARSGNLQGSFSFRIDTGLSLSVAAKEKERGQQDHYGIFGIQDAIVRDIGPYKNLVRFTSSSFDLRGFSSSPLLTKLREMLEALQQVDLRSLSHQQKLAFWLNIYNTCIMHGILQHGLPSNSEKLLALKNKATINVSGQKLNALVIENFILRQPSSVKEEFWKCDVDVEEQQVRGLYGLNSSEPNILFALCCGIRSSPALRIYKADRVITDLEKAKLEYLQASLVVTSTRRLMIPSLIHSNMHDFAKDMESLVRWICEQLPTSWSLRKSMVDCLRGQIRHKMEEVVDVIPFDYEFQYLLPM, via the exons ATGGAGTACATGGTGGCGCCGGTGCAGGGCCACGCCTACAACACTAGCGTTCCTGATCAGCCTCGTCATCCTCCGCCGGCGGCTCCGGTG TCGCAGAGGACGAGGGGCAGCGCCATGATGCAACAACACAGACGCCTGGCTCTTGAGCAGGAG gtagccgagCTGAAGAAGCACTTGTCGGACGAGCAGACGGTCCATGACATCCTGGAGCGTGCGCTGCAGCCCAGCTCCGCCCGATCCGTCGTCCTCAACATCCCGGCCTTCATCCCCAAGAAG GCCAAGGAACTGCTTGCAGAGCTGGTGCtggtggaagaagagatcgCGCGGCTCGAGAGCCAGATCCACAAGATGAAGGGAGGCCTAAGCGCCATGCAACAAGAACGGGCAGCAAGCTACAGGTTGCAGCCGCAGTCGCAGGCCAGCAATGGCAATGGAACTAGTGCTGCTACCAACAAAGGCTCGCCTCGTCAGTCCTCCGACGATGCCCAGCCCCAGCCGCGGGCGGTGGCGCCGGAGATCAAGTCCATGTTCTTCATCAGCCAGGCCATGGACGGGGAGTACCTCAAGCGCCACCTCTCAGGTGCCGACGACAAGGTCAAGAGCCGCAAAGAGAGGGGAGCCATGAGCCCAAAGCACAACATCTTCGGCTTGCCGCCCAGGAATTCCCATGACAAG TCGGACCGAACACCAAATGCCTCATCACATGATCTACCCATAATGAAAAGCCCCACAAAGATGGACGACCACAAGATCCAGCCGAACAAGCTGTCAGAGAGGATCGTGAAATGCCTTGTCTGCATCTTCATCAGGCTGCTCCGGTCATCGCGTGTAGCCGAGCTGGAGAAATCCGGCAACCTCGCAAGGTCCGGGAACCTGCAGGGGAGCTTCAGCTTCAGGATCGACACCGGGCTGAGCCTGAGCGTGGCGgcgaaggagaaggagagggggcaGCAGGACCACTACGGCATCTTTGGAATCCAGGACGCGATCGTGAGAGACATCGGGCCCTACAAGAATCTCGTCAGGTTCACCTCGAGCTCGTTTGACCTCAGAGGCTTCTCCAGCTCTCCCCTGCTCACCAAGCTGAG GGAGATGCTCGAGGCGCTACAGCAGGTGGATTTGAGGTCCCTGAGCCACCAGCAGAAGCTAGCGTTCTGGCTCAACATATACAACACCTGTATCATGCAC GGGATCTTGCAGCATGGTTTGCCCTCAAACTCCGAAAAGTTACTCGCACTGAAGAATAAG GCAACAATCAATGTTTCAGGGCAAAAGTTGAACGCTTTGGTGATTGAAAATTTCATCTTGAGGCAACCATCAAGTGTGAAAGAA GAATTCTGGAAATGCGATGTGGACGTTGAAGAACAGCAAGTGAGGGGCCTTTATGGGCTCAACAGCTCGGAACCCAACATTCTATTTGCCCTGTGCTGTGGTATCCGATCATCTCCAGCG CTACGGATATACAAAGCAGATCGTGTCATCACGGATCTGGAGAAGGCAAAATTGGAGTACCTGCAGGCTTCGCTGGTGGTGACCTCGACGAGGAGGCTCATGATCCCAAGCCTGATACACTCAAACATGCATGACTTTGCAAAGGACATGGAGTCGCTGGTTCGATGGATCTGCGAGCAGCTCCCGACATCTTGGTCGCTGAGAAAATCCATGGTTGACTGCCTGAGGGGGCAGATCCGTCACAAGATGGAAGAGGTAGTGGATGTGATTCCGTTTGACTACGAGTTTCAGTACCTGCTGCCCATGTGA
- the LOC133914948 gene encoding OVARIAN TUMOR DOMAIN-containing deubiquitinating enzyme 12-like isoform X1 — protein sequence MVLRDQDPDVIRWGLHHLLPGAAAAAADDYSAYHHAQTATTTGCTGYAQVVDDRNGDSSVEVMIEHDVDHQDAVENDEIIAQTLQEELSQITFAEASGTSCADDHHSAVLAQEWLRPHIIHVASGTAPASEEAESREPFSSCSSPGDNNVHDGEACLIVVDDFSILDGEVGKRLNDMLPVPHVPKTNGEIPSVDEAISDHQRLLDRLMLYDLAELKIKGDGNCQFRALSDQFYRTPEHHRFVRQQVVNQLESHPNIYAGYVPMDYKEYLKKMSKSGEWGDHVTLQAAADSYGVKIFILTSFRDTCYIEILPVVEKSKRVICLSFWAEVHYNSIYPEGELPVLENNKKRWWPF from the exons ATGGTTTTGCGCGACCAAGATCCGGATGTCATCCGATGGGGCCTTCACCATCTCCTCcccggtgctgctgctgctgctgctgatgacTACTCTGCTTATCATCACGCTCAAACCGCCACTACTACAGGTTGTACTGGCTACGCCCAGGTTGTTGATGACCGGAACGGGGATAGCTCCGTTGAGGTCATGATTGAACATGATGTCGACCACCAGGATGCTGTTGAGAACGACGAAATCATCGCACAAACCCTGCAGGAGGAGTTATCCCAAATCACCTTTGCCGAAGCATCTGGAACATCCTGCGCCGACGACCACCATTCCGCTGTCCTCGCACAAGAATGGTTGCGCCCGCACATCATCCATGTAGCCTCAG GTACAGCTCCAGCTTCTGAGGAGGCGGAGAGCAGGGAACCTTTTAGCTCATGTTCAAGCCCTGGAGATAACAATGTCCATGATGGTGAGGCATGCTTAATAGTAGTGGATGACTTCTCCATCCTGGATGGAGAAGTTGGGAAAAGATTGAACGACATGCTCCCAGTTCCT CATGTTCCTAAAACAAATGGAGAGATTCCTTCTGTTGATGAAGCCATTTCAGATCATCAAAGGCTCCTTGACAG GCTCATGTTGTATGATCTGGCTGAGCTCAAGATAAAAGGAGATGGCAATTGTCAG TTTCGAGCATTGTCTGATCAATTTTACCGTACTCCTGAACATCATAGATTTGTTCGGCAACAAGTGGTCAACCAG CTTGAATCTCATCCCAATATTTATGCTGGATATGTCCCTatggattacaaagaatatTTGAAAAAGATGTCGAA GAGTGGAGAGTGGGGTGATCATGTTACATTGCAGGCTGCTGCAGACTCG TACGGTGTAAAGATTTTCATCCTGACATCATTCAGAGATACGTGCTACATTGAAATTCTCCCTGTTGTTGAGAAATCAAAAAGAG TTATATGCTTGAGTTTTTGGGCTGAGGTGCACTACAACTCTATATATCCAGAAGGAG AGTTACCAGTTTTGGAGAACAACAAGAAAAGGTGGTGGCCCTTCTAG
- the LOC133914948 gene encoding OVARIAN TUMOR DOMAIN-containing deubiquitinating enzyme 12-like isoform X4, translating into MVLRDQDPDVIRWGLHHLLPGAAAAAADDYSAYHHAQTATTTGCTGYAQVVDDRNGDSSVEVMIEHDVDHQDAVENDEIIAQTLQEELSQITFAEASGTSCADDHHSAVLAQEWLRPHIIHVASGTAPASEEAESREPFSSCSSPGDNNVHDGEACLIVVDDFSILDGEVGKRLNDMLPVPHVPKTNGEIPSVDEAISDHQRLLDRLMLYDLAELKIKGDGNCQFRALSDQFYRTPEHHRFVRQQVVNQLESHPNIYAGYVPMDYKEYLKKMSKSGEWGDHVTLQAAADSLYA; encoded by the exons ATGGTTTTGCGCGACCAAGATCCGGATGTCATCCGATGGGGCCTTCACCATCTCCTCcccggtgctgctgctgctgctgctgatgacTACTCTGCTTATCATCACGCTCAAACCGCCACTACTACAGGTTGTACTGGCTACGCCCAGGTTGTTGATGACCGGAACGGGGATAGCTCCGTTGAGGTCATGATTGAACATGATGTCGACCACCAGGATGCTGTTGAGAACGACGAAATCATCGCACAAACCCTGCAGGAGGAGTTATCCCAAATCACCTTTGCCGAAGCATCTGGAACATCCTGCGCCGACGACCACCATTCCGCTGTCCTCGCACAAGAATGGTTGCGCCCGCACATCATCCATGTAGCCTCAG GTACAGCTCCAGCTTCTGAGGAGGCGGAGAGCAGGGAACCTTTTAGCTCATGTTCAAGCCCTGGAGATAACAATGTCCATGATGGTGAGGCATGCTTAATAGTAGTGGATGACTTCTCCATCCTGGATGGAGAAGTTGGGAAAAGATTGAACGACATGCTCCCAGTTCCT CATGTTCCTAAAACAAATGGAGAGATTCCTTCTGTTGATGAAGCCATTTCAGATCATCAAAGGCTCCTTGACAG GCTCATGTTGTATGATCTGGCTGAGCTCAAGATAAAAGGAGATGGCAATTGTCAG TTTCGAGCATTGTCTGATCAATTTTACCGTACTCCTGAACATCATAGATTTGTTCGGCAACAAGTGGTCAACCAG CTTGAATCTCATCCCAATATTTATGCTGGATATGTCCCTatggattacaaagaatatTTGAAAAAGATGTCGAA GAGTGGAGAGTGGGGTGATCATGTTACATTGCAGGCTGCTGCAGACTCG TTATATGCTTGA
- the LOC133914948 gene encoding OVARIAN TUMOR DOMAIN-containing deubiquitinating enzyme 12-like isoform X2: MVLRDQDPDVIRWGLHHLLPGAAAAAADDYSAYHHAQTATTTGCTGYAQVVDDRNGDSSVEVMIEHDVDHQDAVENDEIIAQTLQEELSQITFAEASGTSCADDHHSAVLAQEWLRPHIIHVASAPASEEAESREPFSSCSSPGDNNVHDGEACLIVVDDFSILDGEVGKRLNDMLPVPHVPKTNGEIPSVDEAISDHQRLLDRLMLYDLAELKIKGDGNCQFRALSDQFYRTPEHHRFVRQQVVNQLESHPNIYAGYVPMDYKEYLKKMSKSGEWGDHVTLQAAADSYGVKIFILTSFRDTCYIEILPVVEKSKRVICLSFWAEVHYNSIYPEGELPVLENNKKRWWPF; this comes from the exons ATGGTTTTGCGCGACCAAGATCCGGATGTCATCCGATGGGGCCTTCACCATCTCCTCcccggtgctgctgctgctgctgctgatgacTACTCTGCTTATCATCACGCTCAAACCGCCACTACTACAGGTTGTACTGGCTACGCCCAGGTTGTTGATGACCGGAACGGGGATAGCTCCGTTGAGGTCATGATTGAACATGATGTCGACCACCAGGATGCTGTTGAGAACGACGAAATCATCGCACAAACCCTGCAGGAGGAGTTATCCCAAATCACCTTTGCCGAAGCATCTGGAACATCCTGCGCCGACGACCACCATTCCGCTGTCCTCGCACAAGAATGGTTGCGCCCGCACATCATCCATGTAGCCTCAG CTCCAGCTTCTGAGGAGGCGGAGAGCAGGGAACCTTTTAGCTCATGTTCAAGCCCTGGAGATAACAATGTCCATGATGGTGAGGCATGCTTAATAGTAGTGGATGACTTCTCCATCCTGGATGGAGAAGTTGGGAAAAGATTGAACGACATGCTCCCAGTTCCT CATGTTCCTAAAACAAATGGAGAGATTCCTTCTGTTGATGAAGCCATTTCAGATCATCAAAGGCTCCTTGACAG GCTCATGTTGTATGATCTGGCTGAGCTCAAGATAAAAGGAGATGGCAATTGTCAG TTTCGAGCATTGTCTGATCAATTTTACCGTACTCCTGAACATCATAGATTTGTTCGGCAACAAGTGGTCAACCAG CTTGAATCTCATCCCAATATTTATGCTGGATATGTCCCTatggattacaaagaatatTTGAAAAAGATGTCGAA GAGTGGAGAGTGGGGTGATCATGTTACATTGCAGGCTGCTGCAGACTCG TACGGTGTAAAGATTTTCATCCTGACATCATTCAGAGATACGTGCTACATTGAAATTCTCCCTGTTGTTGAGAAATCAAAAAGAG TTATATGCTTGAGTTTTTGGGCTGAGGTGCACTACAACTCTATATATCCAGAAGGAG AGTTACCAGTTTTGGAGAACAACAAGAAAAGGTGGTGGCCCTTCTAG
- the LOC133914948 gene encoding OVARIAN TUMOR DOMAIN-containing deubiquitinating enzyme 9-like isoform X3, whose product MVLRDQDPDVIRWGLHHLLPGAAAAAADDYSAYHHAQTATTTGCTGYAQVVDDRNGDSSVEVMIEHDVDHQDAVENDEIIAQTLQEELSQITFAEASGTSCADDHHSAVLAQEWLRPHIIHVASGTAPASEEAESREPFSSCSSPGDNNVHDGEACLIVVDDFSILDGEVGKRLNDMLPVPHVPKTNGEIPSVDEAISDHQRLLDRLMLYDLAELKIKGDGNCQFRALSDQFYRTPEHHRFVRQQVVNQYGVKIFILTSFRDTCYIEILPVVEKSKRVICLSFWAEVHYNSIYPEGELPVLENNKKRWWPF is encoded by the exons ATGGTTTTGCGCGACCAAGATCCGGATGTCATCCGATGGGGCCTTCACCATCTCCTCcccggtgctgctgctgctgctgctgatgacTACTCTGCTTATCATCACGCTCAAACCGCCACTACTACAGGTTGTACTGGCTACGCCCAGGTTGTTGATGACCGGAACGGGGATAGCTCCGTTGAGGTCATGATTGAACATGATGTCGACCACCAGGATGCTGTTGAGAACGACGAAATCATCGCACAAACCCTGCAGGAGGAGTTATCCCAAATCACCTTTGCCGAAGCATCTGGAACATCCTGCGCCGACGACCACCATTCCGCTGTCCTCGCACAAGAATGGTTGCGCCCGCACATCATCCATGTAGCCTCAG GTACAGCTCCAGCTTCTGAGGAGGCGGAGAGCAGGGAACCTTTTAGCTCATGTTCAAGCCCTGGAGATAACAATGTCCATGATGGTGAGGCATGCTTAATAGTAGTGGATGACTTCTCCATCCTGGATGGAGAAGTTGGGAAAAGATTGAACGACATGCTCCCAGTTCCT CATGTTCCTAAAACAAATGGAGAGATTCCTTCTGTTGATGAAGCCATTTCAGATCATCAAAGGCTCCTTGACAG GCTCATGTTGTATGATCTGGCTGAGCTCAAGATAAAAGGAGATGGCAATTGTCAG TTTCGAGCATTGTCTGATCAATTTTACCGTACTCCTGAACATCATAGATTTGTTCGGCAACAAGTGGTCAACCAG TACGGTGTAAAGATTTTCATCCTGACATCATTCAGAGATACGTGCTACATTGAAATTCTCCCTGTTGTTGAGAAATCAAAAAGAG TTATATGCTTGAGTTTTTGGGCTGAGGTGCACTACAACTCTATATATCCAGAAGGAG AGTTACCAGTTTTGGAGAACAACAAGAAAAGGTGGTGGCCCTTCTAG